The following coding sequences lie in one Legionellales bacterium genomic window:
- a CDS encoding thioredoxin fold domain-containing protein has translation MSTVQLTESNFDEIFDQHEIVLIAFSAAWCAPCHRFATVYEKVSQHFSDCLFTEVDVEANAQLAQDFNVRSVPTLIIIRERVAVFFQAGTLTEAALIDLIEQAKRLNMDEVHHDGQE, from the coding sequence ATGAGCACCGTGCAATTAACCGAAAGTAATTTTGACGAAATATTCGATCAACATGAAATTGTGTTAATTGCCTTTTCGGCTGCTTGGTGCGCGCCTTGTCATCGTTTTGCTACGGTTTATGAAAAAGTGTCACAACACTTTTCTGATTGTCTTTTTACCGAGGTAGACGTTGAAGCCAATGCGCAACTTGCTCAAGATTTTAATGTCCGTTCCGTCCCCACGTTAATTATTATTCGCGAACGCGTGGCGGTATTTTTTCAAGCTGGAACTCTTACGGAAGCCGCGTTGATTGACTTAATCGAACAAGCGAAACGGTTGAATATGGATGAAGTTCATCATGATGGCCAGGAATAA
- the adk gene encoding adenylate kinase, whose protein sequence is MQVMLLGSPGSGKGTQAKYIVERYGISQISTGDMLRAAVNAGTPLGKKAKAAMDAGGLVSDDIIIGLVKERIQEKDCANGVLFDGFPRTRVQALAIEEQGIVLDHVIELAVDDEEIVKRLSGRRIHVASGRIYHILYQPPKVDNRDDITGDTLIQREDDCEATVRKRLQVYHEQTTPLIEFYQEMAKQYPQRTRYSKISGVGTVEEIRDRIFAILDTST, encoded by the coding sequence ATGCAAGTGATGCTGTTAGGCAGTCCAGGTTCAGGGAAAGGGACGCAAGCAAAATATATTGTGGAACGTTATGGGATTTCACAAATTTCTACGGGCGATATGTTACGAGCTGCGGTTAACGCGGGAACACCGCTGGGAAAAAAAGCCAAAGCGGCGATGGACGCTGGTGGTTTAGTTTCAGACGATATTATTATTGGTTTAGTCAAAGAACGTATTCAAGAAAAAGATTGTGCAAATGGCGTTTTATTCGATGGTTTCCCACGCACCCGAGTGCAAGCTTTAGCAATAGAAGAGCAGGGCATTGTTTTAGATCACGTCATTGAACTGGCTGTGGATGACGAAGAAATTGTCAAACGCTTAAGTGGACGGCGCATTCATGTAGCGTCTGGTCGCATTTATCATATTCTTTATCAACCACCCAAAGTGGATAATCGCGACGATATTACGGGCGATACCTTAATTCAACGGGAAGACGATTGCGAAGCCACGGTGCGCAAACGGTTGCAAGTGTATCACGAACAAACCACGCCTTTAATCGAATTTTATCAAGAAATGGCTAAGCAATATCCTCAGCGCACACGTTATAGCAAAATTTCAGGTGTGGGCACTGTCGAAGAAATTCGCGATCGAATTTTTGCTATTTTGGATACTTCAACATGA